One part of the Parabacteroides distasonis ATCC 8503 genome encodes these proteins:
- a CDS encoding ABC transporter substrate-binding protein, with amino-acid sequence MRLLILLGFAFWMVACTPSGKQTSSKEALSSDRIQYAQGFTVQRFDTYTMVEVRDPWDSTRLLQRYLLVDRTKSVPGGLPKGTIVKVPVKDIVVYTSVHAAIIDQLHEINKVIGVCEPRYMDTPAIQEGIQAGRIADLGEATSPNIEKMIEIGAELVIASPFQNSSYGPVEKIGIPIIEGADYMEAFPLGRTEWIRFYGLLFGKEEMADSIFKETEQAYLSLKNLTVNIDKRPTVLSEKKFGSSWYIPAGDSYMAHLFEDAGADYMFKDLPGAGSTPLAFETVFDKAIHADIWLVKYNQSSEMTYNDLRSEYTPYENFDAFKKQRIYTCNTGIVPYYEEFPLHPEYLLKDLIWIFHPELVPGYSPRYFSKMP; translated from the coding sequence ATGCGATTACTGATTCTCTTAGGGTTCGCTTTCTGGATGGTGGCATGTACGCCATCCGGAAAGCAAACTTCTTCCAAGGAAGCTCTTTCCTCTGATAGAATTCAATATGCCCAAGGTTTCACGGTTCAGCGCTTTGATACCTATACAATGGTGGAAGTTCGTGATCCGTGGGATAGTACTCGTCTGCTTCAACGCTATTTATTGGTAGACCGGACAAAGTCGGTTCCTGGCGGATTACCCAAAGGGACGATCGTGAAGGTCCCGGTAAAAGATATTGTGGTTTATACTTCTGTTCATGCGGCTATTATTGATCAATTGCACGAAATCAATAAGGTTATAGGTGTTTGTGAGCCTCGTTATATGGATACTCCTGCCATACAAGAGGGTATACAGGCCGGAAGAATCGCTGATTTAGGTGAGGCTACCTCTCCGAATATAGAGAAAATGATAGAGATCGGTGCGGAACTCGTGATAGCTTCCCCGTTTCAGAACAGTAGTTATGGGCCTGTCGAGAAGATAGGGATACCCATTATCGAAGGAGCCGACTATATGGAGGCATTTCCTTTGGGGCGCACGGAGTGGATTCGCTTTTATGGTTTGCTATTCGGAAAGGAAGAGATGGCCGATTCTATATTTAAAGAAACAGAGCAAGCCTATTTGTCCCTAAAGAACTTAACCGTGAATATAGATAAGCGTCCTACTGTTTTGTCGGAGAAAAAGTTCGGTTCCTCATGGTATATACCGGCTGGAGATAGTTATATGGCCCATCTTTTCGAGGATGCAGGAGCCGATTATATGTTTAAGGATTTACCGGGTGCCGGAAGTACCCCCTTAGCGTTTGAGACCGTGTTTGATAAAGCGATCCATGCGGATATTTGGCTTGTTAAATATAATCAGTCTTCCGAGATGACCTATAACGATTTACGCTCCGAATATACTCCCTACGAGAATTTCGACGCTTTTAAAAAACAACGGATTTATACCTGTAATACAGGGATAGTTCCTTATTACGAGGAATTCCCATTACATCCGGAATATCTATTGAAAGATTTAATCTGGATTTTCCATCCGGAGCTAGTACCCGGATATTCTCCCCGTTATTTTAGTAAAATGCCCTGA
- a CDS encoding FAD-binding and (Fe-S)-binding domain-containing protein, producing MKIKKVYVDVLTALAKGTDAGIYRLNPKRVEIVSCEQDVKRVLAECEKTGKSVTFKAGGTSLSGQTITDSVLMEISPDYGKVKISGDGSLAKFPCGITGEEANRWLKPYGRKLGPSPASIKSARIGGIVANNSSGSSYGIIHNSYNTVRDMEIIFADGAFLDTSSLASRRDFMQTHIGLLEKLMNFRLEILLNPDMEDRILSKYELKNTCGYGMNSFLDYTDPYDILMHLMVGSEGTLGFISSVTFETVPDEALKASALIYFPSLMEACRAIAPLRQCKVSAAELMDRNALHAVEDEPGMPEILHSLPEDAVALLIDTSSNSEEELQIQFRDIEERLADIQTLYPVSFTTDPKLYATYWRVRNGLFTSAAGRRPRGTVSIIEDIAFREEVLGEALEQVRGVLSDYGYGNAVMWGHLLDGNVHFTIFPDINAQEGIDHYASFMRSLVDVVLYYDGSLKAEHGTGRNMAPFVKDEWGEEIYELMWKIKRLFDPENILNPGVLLNRDPDVFIKNLKQIPLANELIDKCIECGFCEIQCPSRHVTLTPRQRIVIYRELSALAEQGETNSKRYKELKNAFNYKGNATCATDGLCATACPVGINTGLLIKELRWEENGTLANAIASGIAGNMGVVTGMLRPLLKLPHVLSKLVGYNAFERFASFLFKASARKFPLWTRHTPSGASKFKELTGVENGMEMVYFPSCITRTMGTSADYEDVDFVSVTEQTIVLLTRAGFTIRYPENLSKLCCGMAFSSKGFRKQAAQKAEELNEALLRASDNGRLPILCDMSPCLLHMRETLDKRLRLYEPVEFIYDFMRDRLNFTKLPVTVAVHSTCSTTKMGVQDKLVELAGLCANRVVSPAQVTCCGWAGDRGFFYPELNASGLHYLKPNLHGATEGYSNSRTCEIGLTMNSGISYKSIVYLVEKATR from the coding sequence ATGAAGATAAAAAAGGTATATGTTGATGTTTTAACTGCATTAGCGAAGGGAACAGATGCCGGGATTTACAGGTTGAATCCCAAACGAGTTGAAATCGTGAGTTGTGAGCAGGATGTAAAACGTGTTCTTGCTGAATGTGAGAAGACTGGTAAATCTGTAACCTTTAAAGCTGGGGGGACCTCTTTATCCGGCCAGACTATTACAGATTCTGTATTGATGGAAATCAGTCCTGACTATGGAAAGGTTAAGATTTCAGGAGATGGGAGTTTGGCTAAATTCCCTTGTGGTATAACTGGAGAAGAGGCGAACCGCTGGTTGAAACCTTATGGCCGTAAGCTAGGGCCTAGCCCTGCCTCCATCAAATCCGCACGTATCGGCGGGATCGTAGCGAATAACTCAAGTGGTTCTAGCTATGGTATTATCCATAACTCCTATAATACGGTCCGGGATATGGAGATTATCTTTGCGGATGGAGCCTTTTTGGATACCTCTTCGTTAGCGAGTCGCAGGGATTTCATGCAAACGCATATAGGCTTATTGGAGAAGTTGATGAATTTCCGTTTGGAGATTTTGTTGAATCCAGACATGGAAGACCGGATTCTATCTAAATATGAGTTGAAGAATACCTGCGGTTATGGAATGAACTCTTTCTTGGATTATACCGATCCATACGATATACTCATGCATTTAATGGTTGGCTCGGAAGGAACCTTAGGGTTTATTTCTTCTGTTACTTTCGAGACAGTCCCCGATGAGGCTTTAAAAGCTTCCGCCTTGATTTATTTTCCCTCTTTGATGGAGGCGTGCAGAGCCATAGCCCCGTTACGCCAATGCAAAGTGTCCGCCGCCGAGTTGATGGATAGAAACGCCTTACATGCGGTAGAGGATGAACCGGGGATGCCGGAGATATTACATTCTTTACCCGAGGATGCGGTAGCGTTGCTGATCGACACGTCTTCTAATTCGGAAGAAGAACTTCAAATCCAATTCCGAGATATAGAGGAGCGGCTAGCAGATATACAGACCTTATATCCGGTATCATTTACGACCGATCCGAAGCTTTACGCTACTTATTGGCGGGTACGAAACGGTTTATTTACTTCCGCTGCGGGAAGACGGCCACGGGGGACGGTATCTATTATTGAAGATATTGCTTTCCGGGAAGAGGTTTTAGGAGAGGCTTTGGAACAAGTGCGTGGGGTCTTGTCGGATTATGGATACGGAAATGCGGTGATGTGGGGACATTTATTGGATGGAAACGTTCATTTCACGATTTTTCCGGATATAAACGCACAGGAAGGTATTGATCATTACGCTTCTTTTATGCGTAGCCTTGTAGATGTGGTACTTTACTACGACGGTAGCTTGAAAGCGGAGCATGGCACGGGACGAAATATGGCTCCATTTGTTAAAGATGAATGGGGTGAGGAGATTTATGAGTTGATGTGGAAGATCAAAAGGCTCTTTGACCCGGAAAATATATTAAATCCGGGTGTCCTTTTAAATCGGGACCCGGATGTGTTTATAAAGAACTTAAAGCAAATACCGTTGGCGAATGAGCTGATCGATAAATGCATCGAGTGTGGTTTTTGTGAGATACAATGTCCGTCAAGGCATGTGACATTGACACCCCGGCAACGTATCGTGATCTATAGGGAATTATCGGCTTTGGCGGAACAGGGGGAAACAAACTCTAAGCGATATAAAGAACTCAAGAATGCCTTTAACTATAAAGGTAACGCTACCTGCGCTACCGATGGCCTATGTGCTACGGCATGTCCGGTTGGCATTAATACCGGTTTATTGATCAAAGAGTTACGGTGGGAAGAGAATGGTACCTTGGCGAATGCTATCGCTTCGGGCATCGCCGGGAATATGGGAGTCGTAACGGGTATGCTTCGTCCTTTGCTTAAGTTGCCCCATGTGCTTTCAAAGCTGGTGGGGTATAATGCATTCGAGAGATTTGCCTCTTTCTTGTTTAAGGCTTCCGCTCGTAAATTCCCGCTTTGGACTCGGCATACACCTTCTGGCGCGTCAAAGTTCAAGGAACTGACGGGTGTAGAGAATGGGATGGAAATGGTCTATTTCCCCTCTTGTATTACCCGTACGATGGGGACTTCGGCTGATTATGAAGATGTGGATTTCGTGAGTGTAACGGAACAAACAATCGTTTTGTTGACAAGAGCCGGCTTTACGATTCGTTATCCGGAGAATCTAAGCAAGCTTTGTTGCGGTATGGCTTTTAGCAGTAAGGGGTTCCGGAAGCAAGCGGCGCAGAAGGCGGAGGAATTGAATGAGGCTCTTTTGCGGGCGAGCGATAACGGCCGATTGCCTATTTTGTGCGACATGAGCCCTTGCTTGCTGCATATGAGGGAAACCTTGGATAAACGTTTACGATTATATGAACCAGTGGAGTTTATCTATGACTTTATGCGTGATCGTCTGAACTTTACTAAGTTGCCGGTTACGGTAGCGGTACACTCTACTTGTAGTACAACGAAGATGGGAGTACAAGACAAGCTGGTGGAACTGGCAGGCTTATGCGCGAACCGGGTGGTCTCTCCCGCTCAAGTTACTTGTTGCGGTTGGGCGGGCGATCGTGGTTTCTTCTATCCGGAACTAAACGCTTCCGGTCTTCATTACTTGAAACCGAACTTGCATGGGGCGACGGAAGGATATAGCAATAGCCGTACGTGCGAGATTGGTTTGACGATGAATAGTGGGATATCCTATAAGTCGATCGTATATTTAGTGGAAAAGGCTACCCGTTAA
- a CDS encoding NAD(P)/FAD-dependent oxidoreductase, protein MMKHELEKQLDALEKKGVDRRHFFKLLAATGLIAGANTGKANAFSSSAKGKIVIIGGGAAGISMAARLKHWLDEPDITLIDPSDRQFYQPGFTLIASGVYQPEDVWKKQEDCMPSGIKWIKDSVAAVDPVWNQVTTKSNGKIPYDFLVLTPGLQCNWEKVEGITHDTLGQGNANSIYDFEGAQKTWKALQEFAKKGGKGIYTDTYTKHKCGGAPKKICLLSEHYARKQGTRDKLQLNYFTASKELYDIPYFTPRLLEIYNERNIPINLNVRVKGVDTSAKQVHFEKIETKGEEKIVTPFVEDYDFLHFTPPMSAPDFVRDAGLGWTEGKLAADAWVMVDKETLVHKKYQNIVSLGDVAGIPTSKTSAAIRKQVPIAAKNLIALMEGKEPTEKYNGYAACPIVTDYGHVLLCEFDYEKKPDVSFPFSMIDTSKEQWLAWILKVYILKPMYFNGMLNGYA, encoded by the coding sequence ATGATGAAACACGAACTGGAGAAACAATTAGATGCGCTAGAAAAGAAAGGTGTCGACAGACGGCATTTCTTTAAGTTATTAGCGGCGACAGGACTGATCGCGGGAGCTAATACCGGAAAAGCAAACGCTTTTTCAAGCAGCGCAAAAGGTAAAATCGTTATTATCGGTGGAGGAGCCGCTGGTATCAGTATGGCTGCCCGATTAAAACATTGGCTTGATGAACCGGATATCACCCTGATTGACCCCAGCGATCGTCAGTTTTATCAACCGGGATTCACTCTGATCGCCTCAGGTGTATACCAACCGGAAGATGTTTGGAAGAAGCAAGAGGATTGTATGCCTAGCGGTATAAAATGGATAAAGGACTCGGTCGCCGCGGTTGATCCCGTATGGAATCAAGTAACGACCAAAAGTAACGGAAAGATTCCGTACGACTTTTTAGTACTGACCCCGGGATTACAATGTAACTGGGAAAAAGTAGAGGGCATTACCCACGACACCTTGGGACAAGGAAACGCAAACTCTATTTACGATTTCGAAGGAGCCCAAAAGACATGGAAAGCTCTTCAAGAATTCGCTAAAAAAGGAGGCAAAGGTATTTATACCGATACCTATACAAAACATAAATGTGGTGGCGCTCCCAAAAAGATCTGTTTATTATCCGAGCATTACGCAAGGAAACAAGGGACTCGCGACAAACTGCAATTGAATTATTTTACCGCATCGAAGGAGCTATACGATATTCCGTATTTCACGCCTCGCTTGCTGGAAATATATAATGAACGTAATATACCTATTAACTTGAATGTACGTGTAAAAGGTGTAGACACATCCGCAAAACAAGTGCATTTTGAGAAAATAGAGACAAAAGGCGAAGAAAAGATCGTAACGCCGTTCGTAGAGGATTACGATTTCTTACACTTCACCCCGCCTATGTCCGCTCCCGATTTCGTTCGTGATGCCGGATTAGGTTGGACAGAAGGTAAATTGGCCGCGGACGCATGGGTAATGGTCGATAAAGAGACCTTGGTACATAAGAAATACCAGAACATCGTTTCTCTGGGTGATGTAGCCGGTATCCCGACCAGTAAAACATCTGCCGCTATCCGTAAGCAAGTACCTATCGCCGCCAAGAACCTGATCGCGCTCATGGAAGGTAAAGAGCCGACCGAGAAATACAACGGTTATGCCGCTTGCCCGATCGTTACGGATTATGGACACGTGTTGCTTTGTGAGTTTGACTACGAAAAGAAACCCGACGTTTCATTCCCATTCTCGATGATCGATACATCAAAAGAGCAATGGCTTGCTTGGATCTTAAAGGTATATATTTTAAAACCGATGTATTTCAACGGAATGCTTAACGGTTACGCATAA